From Salvia splendens isolate huo1 chromosome 3, SspV2, whole genome shotgun sequence, a single genomic window includes:
- the LOC121794010 gene encoding anthocyanidin 3-O-glucosyltransferase 2-like, with the protein MFADAKKIMVFIPLPIVSHLVSAVDTAKLLADRDDSLFISILIMKRTPDTKISSYITKSPHPRINFLPLQENNSIASGSMGDKNWVLALAESHKCLARDVVVEMMESQKGRLAGIVLDMFFTPMIDVANELGAPAYINFTSGSAVLGLLLHLQSLRDDDGKNLKEYKDSDVKISIPTYVNPVPAKVWPGKVFEKETGFLECARRYRETRGIIVNTFLEFEHHAISSLSADAKIPPVYPVGPMIQGGGEESDENKRKREEIIAWLDKQPHSSVVFICFGTRGSFEGDQVKEIATALENSGVRFLWSMRKASPKESVAFPGEYENLEQELPEGFLRNTNGIGKVIGWAPQMAVLSHPAVGGFVSHCGWNSILESVWCGVPVAAWPLFAEQQANAFQLVKEYEMAVEIKIDYRKDSGVILSAGKIESAIRQLMEPKNKVRVKVKEVHDKARAAVVEGGSSYNFLGRLLQDIMDNAH; encoded by the coding sequence ATGTTTGCAGATGCCAAAAAAATCATGGTGTTCATTCCATTACCTATAGTAAGCCACCTGGTGTCAGCTGTAGACACTGCCAAGCTCCTCGCCGATCGAGACGACAGTCTCTTCATTAGCATCCTAATTATGAAACGGACCCCAGATACCAAGATCAGTTCCTACATTACCAAATCACCCCACCCTCGGATTAACTTCCTACCCCTGCAAGAAAACAATTCCATCGCATCAGGGTCGATGGGAGACAAGAACTGGGTGCTTGCTTTGGCGGAGAGCCATAAGTGTCTGGCCAGAGATGTTGTGGTGGAGATGATGGAGAGCCAGAAGGGGAGACTTGCTGGAATTGTGCTCGACATGTTCTTCACTCCCATGATTGATGTGGCGAACGAGCTCGGCGCCCCAGCTTACATCAACTTTACCAGTGGATCGGCTGTTCTTGGGCTTTTGTTGCATCTGCAGAGCTTGAGAGACGATGATGGCAAAAACTTGAAAGAGTATAAGGATTCAGATGTGAAGATCTCTATCCCAACTTATGTTAATCCTGTACCTGCAAAGGTGTGGCCTGGTAAAGTATTCGAAAAGGAAACTGGTTTTCTAGAATGTGCCAGAAGGTACAGAGAGACCAGAGGGATCATCGTAAACACCTTTCTTGAATTCGAGCACCACGCAATTAGCTCGCTCTCTGCTGATGCCAAAATCCCACCAGTTTATCCAGTAGGGCCGATGATTCAAGGGGGAGGTGAAGAAAGTGATGAGAACAAGCGGAAGCGTGAGGAGATCATCGCGTGGCTGGATAAACAACCACATTCATCAGTTGTGTTTATCTGCTTTGGCACCCGTGGAAGTTTCGAGGGCGATCAGGTGAAGGAAATTGCTACTGCGCTGGAGAATAGTGGAGTCCGGTTTCTGTGGTCAATGAGAAAGGCGTCTCCCAAGGAGTCAGTTGCGTTTCCAGGGGAATATGAGAACCTGGAACAAGAATTGCCTGAAGGATTCCTCAGAAATACTAATGGAATCGGGAAGGTGATCGGGTGGGCACCCCAGATGGCGGTGCTGTCTCACCCTGCTGTTGGAGGATTTGTGTCGCACTGTGGATGGAACTCGATTCTGGAAAGTGTGTGGTGCGGAGTGCCTGTAGCAGCATGGCCGCTGTTTGCAGAGCAGCAGGCGAATGCATTCCAGCTAGTCAAAGAGTATGAAATGGCGGTTGAGATCAAGATAGACTACAGGAAGGATAGTGGTGTGATTTTGTCTGCAggaaagatagagagtgcaatTAGGCAGCTGATGGAGCCGAAGAACAAGGTCCGAGTTAAGGTGaaagaggtgcacgacaaggCTAGAGCGGCCGTAGTAGAAGGAGGGTCGTCCTATAACTTCTTAGGCCGTCTACTCCAAGATATCATGGATAATGCTCATTGA